TGGCTGTGGGTCAGGTTGAAATATTGTTGCTGGTAGATGTCGGTGAGTTCGGCGTACCACACGCCGACTTGGGTACGTTTGTCGTTGAAGCTGTATTCGCCGCCGCCGAAGTTGAAGCGGTCGGAGGTGAAGGCGGCTTTGCCGTTCATGAACATGTCTTCCATGCTCGCGTCATTACGCGGGCTGTTACCGCGAAACTGCCCGCCGTAGAGCGTCAGGCCGGCGATTTCATTGGACGTGACCTGGCCGCCACGGAACGTCTGGGGCAGCGAGCGGCCGTCGTCGGAGCGCAGGATCGGCAGCACCGGCATCCATTCACCGACCTTCAATTCAGTCTTGGATAATTTGGTTTTCAGTGCCACGCCCAGGCGTCCGAAGTTGTCGGCGGGGCGGCCGTCGCTGTGGATCGGCAGCAACTGAGTACCGCCGGTGCCTTTGCCGCCATCCAACTTTTGCGAATACAGGCCCAGCACATCAATGCCGAAACCCACCGTGCCGGTGGTGTAGCCGGACTTGGCGTCGAGAATGAAGTTCTGCGTCCACTCTTCGGCCTTGCCCTGGGGGTTGGTCGGGTTGGTGAAGTTGCGGTTGAAATAGGCGTTGCGCAGGTTGAGCGTGGCCTTGGCATCGTCGATGAAGCCTTCGGCCGAAGCGGCGAGTGGCAGGGTGAAGGCCAGGCTGCCGAGACCGATAAAACCCAGACGAACGGAGGAATTGCGGGCGAGTGAACTCACAGTGAAGCTCCCTTTCTTTTGTTGTTTTTATTATTTGTTATACGTTGTCGTACAACATTGAGTGGGATATTTGCGAGGTTTTCAAGAGCTGTCAAGCAGAAGTTATACGATGACTTGCTCGGGCGGAGGCGGGAAGTTACTCAGGCCGCCATCACCATGGGAGGCAAGGTGCCAAGAAGGGAAACGGCGGCCACCGCTGCAACACCCAGCAGCCACTCCAGCATCACACTGGATTTCAAACTGCCCAGGCGTTGTTCGCAGTGCTCGATGCGCAGGCGGTTCAGCAGCGCCAACGCCAGCATGCCCAGCACCAGAAATACTTTAACCAACAGAATCAGCGCGAACCCGTTGAACAGCGGCGTGGGCCATAGTTGCCCGGTCAGTACACGCACATTGATCAAACCAGTCACCAGCAAACCGGCGACCAGGCCATACCCCACACCGCTGAACCGCCGCAGGATCGGCTCCAGCGCCAGGGCTGGCGATTGCCTGAGGATCAACACCAGCAACAGCAAGCCGCCGAGCCAGGCACCGACGCACACCAGGTGCACCACTTGATTGAGGATCAGCAATTGGCCGCTGAGCCCATTGAGCATGGCGCCATGCCCGACCGGCGCCAAGGTTGCCAGCAGCAGCGCGATGACCGGCAAGCGTAATGCCCGCCAGGGTTTGGCCAGCACGATTACCAGCAAGAGGTTCAGCAACAGGTGCCACACCCACACCTGGCCAAAGAAGGTCTTGCCCAACACCAACTGCACGGTGGCCGGTTGCAGCGCCGCGTCCCAACTGCCCGCCATGCTGGCGGTAATCAGCAGCAGCCAGGCCACGCCAGAGAACAAGCCCAGCCAGGCCAGCCCACGGGTGATGCGCTCAAGTTGCCGGTCCAGCGCCGGTTGCGCTTGCGCGCCCAACAGCCAGGGCCTGAATGCACAGGCCCCGAACATCAGCAGCACGACGATGAAATGCAGGAAGCGGCACAGCACCAGCAGCGTTGCCATGGGTTATTGGCCGACCTTGAAGCTGTATTCACCGTTGCTCTTATGAGTGTCGACCGAGACCGCGTTCCACACCACTTTGTAGTTGCCGGCGGCCAAGGGGGCGGCCGGGGTGACGACCAGGACTTTCTTGTCGGCATCCGGTGTTTCCAGGCCCTTGATCGCCACTTCGGTGCCGTCCTTGCTCAAGGACACCTTGGTGAAGGTGGCCTCGACGCCTTCGCTGAAGGTCAGGCGCAGGTCCTTGGGCGCGGCGACGCTGCTGTCGGCTGCCGGTTCAGCGCTCTTGAGGTGCGCGTGGGCAAATGCAGCGGAGGCGCCCAGCAGGGAGGCGAGCAGGGCGATGGTGGTGAGGCTTTTCTTGATCAACATTGTTCAATACCTTCGAGGTCAGGGAGTCGGTAGAGCCATGTGCAGCAAGGGAAAGGGCTTGCCTTCGCCATCCAGCGGCGAGCGCGCGACCTGGATAAAACCATAATGCAGGTAGAAACCCACGGCCTGGGGGTTTTGTTCGTTCACGTCCACCGTGAGGGTGTCGTGACGGGCGCGGGCGTGGTCCAGCAACTGGCGGCCAATGCTTTGGCCGCGGCGGTCGGGCTCGATGAACAGCATTTCCACGTTGTGCCCGCCGGTGCCGATAAAACCGGCGATGCCGTTCTGGTCTTCATACACCCACACCTCCAGCGCGGGCATGGGCAGGTAGGCATCGCGCACCAGGGGCAGCAGGCGTTGAATGTCATCCTCGGGGAGGAAATCATGGGTGGCCCGCACCGAACGCTCCCAGAGTGCGCCCAGCACGGGGTCGTCGGTGGCCACGCGAGGTCGAATAGTCATTGCAATGATCCTTCATGGGGACCGCGATCCTAACCAATCCCATTTCCAGGGGAAAGGTTCGCGTCAGAAGTTTCATTATGGCCTGTCGCCGCGATCTAGAGCCGATGGTAGTCTTTAAGCCAAGTTGTTGTCAGGGAGCCCTTATGGGCAATCACAAGATCGGAATTCGTCGGGTCAACGTCGAAAAAATCCTGCTGGCGGCGGAGAAAATCTTCGCCGAGAAAGGCTATGGCAGTACCGCCATGGCGGATATCGCCGAAGAAGTGCAACTGCCGCGCTCCAACCTGCATTACTACTTCACCACCAAGAGCGAGCTGTACAGCGCCGTGCTGTTCGACCTGCTGGAAGTGTGGAAGCAGGACGCCTTGAGTTTCGAGACCTTCGATGACCCACGGGTGGTGCTCAGCAGTTACATCCGCGCCAAGATGCAACGCTCGCGTACCCGGCCCTATGGTTCGAAAGTCTGGGCCAATGAAATCATCCATGGCGCGCCGACCCTCGGTGAAGCATTGGATGAAAGCCTGTACGACTGGGCCAAGATGAAGGAAGCGAAAATTCGCCAGTGGGTGGAAGACAAGCGCATCCTGCCGGTGGAGCCGTCGAGCCTGCTGTACATGATCTGGGCCTCGACCCAGCACTATGCCGACTTTGATCATCAGGTGAAGATCCTGAATGAGCACCAGCCGTTGTCGGATATGCAGTTCGAGAAGGCGATTCAGACGGTGACAAGCGTGATTTTGCGGGGGATTGGGTTGGAGCCTTGAGCCTTATGGTGACGCTGGTTGTTGTTGTGGTGAGCGGGGCAAGCAAGCCCGCTCACCACAGGTTTGACTACACCGCCTCCCGGTAGGGATTCCTCGGATCCTGCGTCCAATTCAAGAACGGCTTGCCGGTATCCATCGGCACCATTTCGATACAGTCCGCCACCGGGCAGGTGATCTGGCACAGGTTGCAGCCGACGCACTCGTCATCGATCACCTCGTATTTATGCGTGCCATCCGGCTGTTTCAAACTGGCGATGGCCTGGTGCGAAGTGTCCTCACAGGCAATATGGCAACGCCCGCAGCCAATGCAGGCCTCCTGATCGATCTTCGCAATCACCTGATAGTTGATGTCCAGGTACTTCCAGTCCGTGGTGTTGCCCACTGCATGCCCGGAAAAGTCCTGCAGGCTGTTGTAGCCCTGACTGTCCATCCACCGCGACAGCCCGTCCTTCATCTCTTCCACAATCCGAAACCCATGCAGCATCGCCGCCGTGCACACCTGCACTGCGCCGCAGCCCAGGGCGACAAACTCCGCCGCGTCACGCCAGTTGCCGATGCCGCCAATGCCGCAGATCGGCAAGCCTTGGGTCTGCGGGTCGCGGGCGATTTCGGCGACCATGTTCAGCGCAATCGGCTTGACCGCCGAGCCGCAATAACCGCCATGAGTGCTTTGCGTGCCCACCACCGGCAACGCGACCATGCGTTCCAGGTCCACGCTGGTGATGGAGTTGATAGTGTTGATCAACGACACCGCGTCCGCCCCCCCACGATACGCCGCCCGCGCCGCCACGCGGATGTCGGTGATATTCGGCGTGAGCTTGACGATCACCGGCAGTGAGCAATACGTCTTGCACCAGCGAGTCACCTGTTCCACATATTCCGGCACCTGGCCCACCGCCGCGCCCATGCCGCGTTCGGGCATGCCGTGGGGGCAACCGAAGTTCAGTTCGATACCGTCGCAGCCGGTGGCTTCCACCAGCGGCAGGATATTTTTCCAGGACTCCTCGACGCACGGCACCATCAGCGACACGATCAGCGCGCGGTCGGGCCAGTCCTTTTTCACCTGGGTGATTTCCCGCAGGTTGATCTCCAGCGAGCGGTCGGTGATCAGCTCGATATTGTTGATGCCCAGCACTTCACGGTTGGCGCCGTAATGCGCCGAGTAGCGTGACGACACGTTGACCGCTGCCGGATCCTCGCCCAGGGTTTTCCACACCACGCCGCCCCAGCCGGCTTCGAAGGCGCGCACCACGTTGTAGGCCTTGTCGGTGGGCGGCGCGGAGGCCAGCCAGAACGGGTTGGGGGCTTTGATGCCGGCAAATACAATCGAGAGATCGGCCATTACGCAGCCTCCACATTCAGCATGAGTTGGGCGTGCATGGCCTCGGCGGCCAGCTTGCCGTGTTGCACCGCCTGCACGGTGAGGTCTTGGCCGAGGCTGACGCAATCGCCACCCGCGTACACACCGGGAATGCTGGTGCGCAGCTGTTCATCGACGAATATCCGCTCACCGACACGCTGCAGTTGCTGGGCCAGCGGATCGTGCAGTGCCGTGTTATCGAAGCCCTGGCCGATGGCCTTGAAGATCGCATCGGCCGCCAGTTCGAAGGTTTCGCCGGTCGGGTGCAAACGGCCGTTTTCCATGCGTGTGCGCAAGAAGCGCATGCCACGCACATGGCCCTGATCGTCCAGCAGCACTGCTTCCGGCTGGGCCCAGGTCAGCAGGCGCACCTGGTTGGCCTTGGCGATATCCTGTTCGTGATGAGTGGCGCCCATGTCTGCCAAGCCACGGCGGTACACGAGGTTGACATCGCGGGCACCGAGACGGGCCATCTGCACGGCCATGTCGATGGCGGTGTTGCCGGCGCCGAGCACGATGCAGCGATCGGCCAGGGGCAGTTGGGTCAGGTCGTCGGCCTGGCGCAGTTCGCGGATGTAATCGGTGGCGGCAAGCAGGCCGGGGGCGTCCTCAAAGGGCAGGCCGAGCTGTTTGCTGGCGGCCAGGCCGAGGCCGAGGAACACTGAGTCGAATTGCTGGTGCAGTTCACTCAGCGTGAGGTTGTCTCCCAGACGCTGTCCGTGGCGAATCTCGATGCCACCAATCTGCAGGAGGAAATCCAACTCCTTCTGCGCGAAGTCATCCACCAGCTTGTACTTGGCGATCCCGTATTCATTCAGGCCACCGGCTTTTTCACGGGCTTCGAAGATCACCACGTCATGGCCGTGCAAGGCGCTGCGGTGGGCACAGGCCAGCCCCGCAGGCCCGGCGCCGACCACGGCGATGCGCTTGCCGGTAGCGGCGGCGCGGTGGAAGGGGTGTTCGCTGAAGTGCGCATTGTCGACGGCATAACGTTGCAACAGGCCGATCAGCACTGGGGCGCATTCTTCAGCGTTGTTACGCACGCACGCTTGCTGGCACAGAATTTCGGTGGGGCAGACCCGGGCGCAACTGCCGCCAAGGATGTTGGCCGAGAGGATTTTTTGCGCGGCGCCTTGCACGTTTTCGGTGTGGATGTTGCGGATGAACGACGGGATGTCGATCTCGCTGGGGCATGCATTCACGCACGGCGCGTCGTAGCAATACAGGCAGCGCGAGGCTTCCAGTTGGGCCTGCCGGGCGTTGAGCGGTGGCGCCAGGTCGGTGAAATGGCTGGCGAGCGTCGGTCCATCCTCAGCGGGATGGGGGAGGTGGGTCAGGGTCTGGATCACGGTGTTGGCCTCACGGTTATTGAGGTGCTGCCTCTGATGGGCATTGGTTTTTGTGTTGCCTGTACTGGCCTCATTGCAGGCAAGCCAGCTCCCACATGGGATCGGGTTCACATCGTTCAAATGTGGGAGCCGGCGGTGCGACGATTCGACTTGCCCGCGATAGGCCGAAGGCCGCTTTTAGCGTTTCACAGCAATAGGCCTGGAACGCTCCGCCCGCTTGCTCAACTGCTCAAACACCGGCGGATACGTCGGCCGCTCCACATACCGCCCGGCACCGCGCTCGGCACGCAGGTCGCCATCGGCCCAGACCAGCTTGCCCTGGCTGATGGTGTGGCTCGGCACGCCGCGCACGGTCTTGCCTTCGAAGATGTTGAAATCGACTTTCTGATGGTGAGTCTTGGCGGAAATGGTCCGCGTACCCTCGGGGTCCCACAGCACCAGATCGGCATCGGCGCCCACGCGGATCGCGCCTTTGCGCGGGTAGAGGTTGAAGATCTTTGCGGTGTTGGTGGAGGTCAGCGCGACAAACTCCTGCATCGACAGGCGCCCGGTGTTGACCCCTTCATCCCACAGCAGCGCCATGCGGTCTTCGATGCCGGCGGTGCCGTTGGGGATCTTGCTGAAGTCGTCACGGCCGGCGGCTTTCTGCTCGGCGCAGAAGCAGCAGTGATCGGTGGCGGTGGTGTGCAGGTTGCCGGATTGCAGGCCATGCCACAGTGCTTCCTGATGCCCGCGTGGACGGAACGGCGGGCTCATCACGTAACCGGCGGCGGTTTGCCAGTCCGGATGCTGGTAGACGCTGTCGTCCAGCAACAGGTGGCCGGCCAGGACTTCGCCGTAGACCGGCTGGCCTTTGCTGCGGGCGTAGGTGATTTCATCCAACGCTTCCTGGGTGGACACATGCACCAGGTAGAGCGGCGTGCCGATGGTCTCGGCGATGCGAATGGCGCGGCTGGCCGCTTCGCCTTCGACTTGCGAAGGGCGCGACAGCGGATGCGCTTCGGGCCCGGTGATGCCTTGGGCCATCAGCTTGCGTTGCAGGTGGTACACCAACTCGCCGTTTTCCGCGTGCACGGTGGGCACCGCGCCCAGTTCCAGGCAGCGTTCGAAACTGGCGACGAGGGTGTCGTCCGCCGCCATGATCGCGTTCTTGTAGGCCATGAAATGCTTGAAGCTGTTGATGCCGTGGTGGCTGACCAGCTCGGCCATTTCCTCACGCACCTGTTCGCTCCACCAGGTGATCGCCACGTGGAAGCCGTAGTCCGAGGCGGATTTTTCCGCCCAGCCACGCCACTGGTGAAACGCTTCCAACAGGGATTGCTGCGGGTTGGGAATCACAAAGTCGATGATCGACGTGGTGCCGCCTGCCAGGCCTGCCGCCGTGCCACTGAAAAAGTCTTCACTGGCCACCGTGCCCATGAAGGGCAGTTGCATATGGGTATGGGGGTCGATGCCGCCGGGCATCAGGTATTGGCCGCTGCCATCGAGTATTTCAGTGCCGGCGGGAATATCCAGATTCGTACCAATAGCCCGGATTAGACCGCCTGCGCATAACACATCGGCGCGGTAACTTTCATCATGGGTAATAACGGTGGCGCCACGGATCAACAGCGACATGTCGAGTTCCTCACAGGCTTGACCGGCTTGTGCCAGTTCTAAGTGTTGTAATGCTGCTTACCGAGGGTCAGTTAGTTCCTGTCATCGGTGACAGGAATAGAAACTAGCCCGAGTTTTTAGATTGGGCAAGAAGATTTTTCATAAGCTTATATCTTGATTAACTATATGATTTATAAGTATAAAAATAGAAAATCACCAAAATGTAGCGTGCTCTCACCATTTTGACGCACTTGACAGGTTCTTAAATTGAGCAACATTTCTTATTGCAAATCAGATGCTTGAGACTTGCCTCTTGACGGGGCAGGGAAATAAAAATAATTGTGTTGCACCAGATTGAGTCCTGACAGTTCGGGCAACTTCCACGTTATCTAGCCTGAGTAACGTGGCAAGTACCGAAGGCTCACTCGGAAAGCTGATAAACATCAGCGAGTTATATAAGCGGTGCGGGTGCGGTAACGGTTGTCGGCACGGATATTGAGTGCAGTGGCGGCTGGCCGGGCCCGTGATGTCATGTTGTTTACGAGGTACTCCGGCCACCGGCACACACCGTGCAGGTGAGCAAAAATAATTCGAAAAAACCGTGGAGCGGCCATGCAACAGAACAGATCGCAAGTCATTGAGCGCAACGGCCTGTACGAACTCGACGCCGGCCCCGACGTCCTCGACAGTCCGCGCTACAACCACGACATGGCACCGACCAAGGTGCACGAACGCACCTGGAACAAGTGGCACATCACCGCGCTGTGGGTCGGCATGTCCATCTGCGTGCCCACCTACACCTTGGGCGGGGTGCTCACCGCGTATTTCGGCTTGTCGGTGGGCGAGGCGCTGATGGCGATCTTGCTGGCCAACATCGTGGTGTTGATCCCGCTGACCCTCAACGCCTTCCCTGGCACCAAGTACGGCATACCGTTTCCGGTGCTGCTGCGCTCGTCGTTCGGCATCCTGGGTTCCAACGTGCCATGCCTGATCCGCGCGCTGGTGGCCTGTGGTTGGTTTGGTATCCAGACAATGTTCGGCGGGCTGGCGATCCACCTGTTCCTCGGCTCGATTTTCGAGGGTTGGAAGTCCCTTGGCGGCACCGGTGAAGTGATCGGCTTCATGATTTTCTGGTGCCTGAACCTGTGGGTGGTGCTGCGTGGCGCCGAGTCGATCAAGCGGCTGGAGACCCTGTCGGCGCCGTTGCTGGTGGCGGTGGGCATTGGCCTGCTGGTGTGGGCGATGCCCAATGTATCCATCAGTGAGTTGATGGCGATTCCGCCGAAACGCCCGGAAGGCGCGAGCCTCACCGGTTACTTCATGGCCGGCCTCACCGCGATGGTGGGTTTCTGGGCGACCCTATCGCTGAATATCCCGGACTTCAGCCGTTACGCCAACAGCCAGAAGGACCAGATCCTTGGGCAGATCTTCGGCCTGCCGCTGACCATGTTCCTGTTCGCCGCCCTCGGCGTGATCATGACCGCCGCCTCGGTGAAACTGGTGGGCGTCAGCGTTTCCGACCCGGTGACCCTGATCGGGCATATCCAGAGCCCGGTGTGGGTGGCCATTGCGATGGCGCTGATCATCATCGCCACCTTGTCCACCAACACGGCGGCGAACATTGTGTCGCCCACCAATGACTTCCAGAACATCGCGCCCAAGCTGATCAACCGCACCACGGCCGTGATCCTGACCGGCCTGGTGGGGCTGGCGCTGATGGGTCATGAGTTGCTGAAAAAGCTCGGCCTGATCGTATCCGACGTGAGCCTGGAAACCGTGTATTCCAACTGGTTGCTGGGCTATTCAAGCCTGCTGGGGCCCATTGCCGGGATCATGGTGGTGGACTACTTCATCACCCGCAAACAACAACTCGACCTGGCCGGCCTGTACCGCGACGACGTGTACCCGGCATGGAACTGGAGCGGTTTCATCGCGTTCGGTGTGCCGGTGGTGCTGACCCTGCTGTCCCTGGGCAGCGATGCGTTCAGCTGGTTCTACAGCTACGGCTGGTTTACCGGCTCGGCGTTGGGCGGCCTGTTGTACTACGGCCTGAATGCCAAGCGCGGGGCCAGCCCGGTTGCCGTCAATCCATAAGAAAAAACCAGCCTGAGGAGATCACTCATGAACGCTGCCCTCGACGTCCTGCAAATCAACCGCGACCGCCTGTGGCAGTCGCTGATGGACCTGGCCAAGCTCGGCGCCACGCCCAAGGGCGGTGTGTGTCGCCTGGCCCTCACCGACCTGGATCGCAAGGCCCGCGACCTGTTCGTGCAGTGGTGCGAAGAGGCCGGCTGCACGGTGACCGTGGATGGCATCGGCAACATCTTCGCCCGTCGTCCGGGGCGTAATCCGAACCTGCCACCGGTGATGACCGGCAGCCACATCGACACCCAGCCCACCGGCGGCAAGTTCGACGGTTGCTTCGGCGTGCTGGCGGGTGTGGAAGTACTGCGCACCCTCAACGACCTGAATGTAGAAACCGAGGCGCCGTTGGAAGTGGTGGTGTGGACCAACGAAGAGGGCTCGCGTTTTCCGCCGTGCATGATGGGCTCGGGCGTGTTCGCCGAGAAGTTCACCCTGGCCGATACGTTGGCCAAGGTCGATGCGGACGGCGTCAGCGTGGGCGATGCGCTGAACGCGATTGGCTACGCGGGTGCGCGGCCGGTCAGCGGGCATAAGGTGGGTGCTTATTTCGAGGCGCACATCGAACAGGGGCCGATTCTTGAAGACGAGAAAAAAACCATCGGCGTGGTGCTGGGCGCCCTCGGACAGAAGTGGTTCGACCTGAAACTGCGCGGCGTCGAGGCCCATGCAGGGCCGACGCCGATGCACCTGCGCAAGGATGCCCTGGTGGGCGCCGCGGCGGTGGTGGCGGCGGTGAATGCGGCGGCGCTTGGGCATCAACCCCATGCCTGCGGCACCGTCGGTTGCCTGCAGGCTTACCCCGGCTCGCGCAACGTGATTCCGGGTGAAGTGCGCATGACCCTGGACTTCCGTCATCTGGAGCCGGCGCGCCTGGACTCGATGATTGCCCAGGTGCGCAAGGTGATTGAAGACACCTGTGCCAAGCATGGCTTGAGCTTCGAGATGGAACCCACGGCCGATTTTCCGCCGCTGTATTTCGACAAGGGCTGTGTGGACGCAGTGCGGGAGGCCGCCAATAGCCTGGGCTTGTCGAACATGGACATCGTCAGTGGGGCAGGGCATGACGCGATCTTCGTGGCCGAACTGGGCCCGGCGGGCATGATTTTTGTGCCCTGCGAGGGCGGCATCAGCCACAACGAAATCGAAAACGCCGCCCCGGATGACCTGGCGGCGGGGTGTGCGGTGTTGCTAAAGGCGATGGTCGCCGCTTCGGCAGCCATCGCCAGCGGCAAGCTGGCGGCCTGAGTGGCGCTTGCTAGGCCAGTTCGGTGGCGGTGTTTTTCACCACCGCCAACTCCGGATGCGCCACCAACTTATCGATGTGCAACTCATCATTGTTCAACCAGGTCTCCGTCAGCACCCGGTAATGCTCCATGTCCCGGCAGCGCATGCGCAAGCTGTAGTCAAACGGGCCGCTGATCAACTGGCATTCGAACACCTGCGGGCAAGCCTTGACGCAGGCTTCGAAGGCTTTTTGCGCCGAGCGCCCGCTCTGGTTGGACAAGGCCACCAGCACCAGCAACGACAGGCCTGGCGAGACCATCTGCACATCAATGATCGCCCCATACCCACGGATCACCCCGCGCCGCTCCAGCTTGCGCACCCGTTCCAGGCAGGGCCTGGGCGTGAGGTGCACCAGCGACGAGAGCTTTTCGTAGGTGATACGCCCTTGATGGCGCAGCACTTCGATGATGGCTTCATCGATGCGGTCCAGCGCGGGGGAGGAATGGGGTCCGTTGGCCTTGGTATCCATGGGTTTCACTTCAAACGGTTGGAAAGAAATTGCTGCAAGCGTTCGCTGTTGGGGTGGTCGAGGATCCTGGCGTCGCCGTGTTCCTCAACCCGGCCCTGGTGCAAGAACAGCACTTGGCTGGACACCTGGCGGGCAAAGCCCATTTCGTGGGTGACCATCAGCATGGTACGACCTTCCTCGGCCAACGTCTGTATGACTTTGAGGACTTCTCCTACAAGTTCTGGGTCGAGTGCGGAAGTCGGCTCATCGAACAGGATAATCTCCGGCTCCATCGCCAAGGCCCGCGCAATCGCCACGCGCTGTTGTTGGCCGCCGGAGAGAAACGCCGGGTACTGATCCGCCACGCGGCCCGGCAGGCCGACCTTGTCCAAGTACAGGCGCGCGCGTTTCTCCGCCTCGGCGGCGCTCACGCCCAGCACCCGGCGCGGAGCCATGGTGATGTTTTCCAGCACGGTCATGTGGCTCCACAGGTTGAAGTGCTGGAACACCATGGCCAGGCGTGTGCGCAGGTTCTGCAATTGAGCTTGATGCGGCGCACGGGTGCCGGCACGGCCCTGGCGCATTTCGATACTGATGCCGTCCAGGGTGATCACCCCGGCATCCGGCTGTTCGAGGAAATTGATGCAGCGCAGCATCGTGCTTTTGCCCGAGCCGCTGGCGCCGATCAGGCTGATCACATCACCCTGGCGCGCATTCAGGGAAACCCCCTTGAGCACTTCGTGTTCGCCGTAGCGTTTGTGGATGCCTTCGACTTGCAGCTTGATGGCTGCAGTGGCGGGTTTGGCAACGGGTTCGTCAATGGGATAAGCGGCCAGGGCCTGCGCGGACTGATTCATGGGTTAGCCTCGGGTAGGAACAAGAAAACGCATCCAGCGACGTTCGGCCAGTCGGAACAGGCCCACCAGTGCAAAGGACAGCAGCATGTAGAGCAGGGCCGCGATGCCGAAGGCCTGGAACGTCAGGAAGGTTTCGGCATTGGCGTCGCGGGCTACCTTGAGGATGTCGGCCACGGTGGCGGTAAACGCCAGGGAGGTGGCGTGCAGCATCAGGATCATTTCGTTGCTGTAGGCCGGCAATGCGCGGCGCAGCGCGGCGGGCACCACCACGAACAGGTTCAAGCGCCAGCCATGCAGGCCATAGGCGCGGGCCGCTTCGAGTTCGCCATGGGGAATATTGCGAATCGCCCCGGCGAAGATTTCCACGGTGTAGGCGCAGGTGTTGAGCACAAACGCCAGCAGCGTGCAGTTCAGCGCATTGCGGAAAAACTGGTTGAGCAGGGCGTTGTCCTGCACCACTTCCAGGCTGTACAGCCCGGTGTAGCAAATCAGCAGCTGGATATACAGCGGTGTGCCGCGAAACAGGTAGGTGTAGAACTCCACCGGCCAGCGCAGCCAGACGTGCTCGGAAACCCGCGCAAGCGCCAACGGGATCGACAGGATGAAGCCGAACACCACCGAGACGATGAACAGCCACAGGGTCATGGCCACGCCGGACAACCCCGCGCCATCGCTGAACAGATAGGCCAGGCCGTATTGCTGGAACAGTTCGATCATTGCGCCATCCCCTTGATGCCGAGGTTGTAGCGCCGTTCGAGGCGTTTGAAGATGCGGTTGGAGAGGGTGGTGATCACCAAGTACACCAGGCCGGCGAGGATCAGGAAGTACAACGGCTCGTTGGTGGTTTTGCCGGCATTTTGTGCGGCCTTGACCAGGTCCGACAGGCCGATGATCGACACCAGCGCCGTGGACTTGAGCAGCACCAGCCAGTTATTGCCCAGGCCCGGCAGCGCGAAGCGCATCAGTTGTGGGAACAGCACCAGGTGAAAGCGCTGCCAGCGGCTCAGGCCGTAGGCGGTCGCCGCTTCCAGTTGGCCGGCCGGCACGCTGAGGATCGCGCCCCGGAAGTTCTCGGTGAAATACGCTCCGTAGATAAACCCAAGGGTGACCACCCCGGCGGTGAACGGGTCGATTTCAAAGTAGTCCCAGCCGAACATTTCGCTCAGGTCGTTGAGCCAC
The genomic region above belongs to Pseudomonas azotoformans and contains:
- a CDS encoding OprD family porin: MSSLARNSSVRLGFIGLGSLAFTLPLAASAEGFIDDAKATLNLRNAYFNRNFTNPTNPQGKAEEWTQNFILDAKSGYTTGTVGFGIDVLGLYSQKLDGGKGTGGTQLLPIHSDGRPADNFGRLGVALKTKLSKTELKVGEWMPVLPILRSDDGRSLPQTFRGGQVTSNEIAGLTLYGGQFRGNSPRNDASMEDMFMNGKAAFTSDRFNFGGGEYSFNDKRTQVGVWYAELTDIYQQQYFNLTHSQPVGDWTLGANLGFFTGKEDGSALAGDLDNKTAFALLSAKYNGNTFYVGLQKLTGDSVWMRVNGTSGGTLANDSYNASYDNAKEKSWQVRHDFNFVVLGIPGLTMMNRYISGSNVHTGAITDGKEWGRESELAYTVQSGALKDLNVRWRNSTMRRDFSNNEFDENRLFISYPISLL
- the copD gene encoding copper homeostasis membrane protein CopD, encoding MATLLVLCRFLHFIVVLLMFGACAFRPWLLGAQAQPALDRQLERITRGLAWLGLFSGVAWLLLITASMAGSWDAALQPATVQLVLGKTFFGQVWVWHLLLNLLLVIVLAKPWRALRLPVIALLLATLAPVGHGAMLNGLSGQLLILNQVVHLVCVGAWLGGLLLLVLILRQSPALALEPILRRFSGVGYGLVAGLLVTGLINVRVLTGQLWPTPLFNGFALILLVKVFLVLGMLALALLNRLRIEHCEQRLGSLKSSVMLEWLLGVAAVAAVSLLGTLPPMVMAA
- the copC gene encoding copper homeostasis periplasmic binding protein CopC, whose product is MLIKKSLTTIALLASLLGASAAFAHAHLKSAEPAADSSVAAPKDLRLTFSEGVEATFTKVSLSKDGTEVAIKGLETPDADKKVLVVTPAAPLAAGNYKVVWNAVSVDTHKSNGEYSFKVGQ
- a CDS encoding GNAT family N-acetyltransferase encodes the protein MTIRPRVATDDPVLGALWERSVRATHDFLPEDDIQRLLPLVRDAYLPMPALEVWVYEDQNGIAGFIGTGGHNVEMLFIEPDRRGQSIGRQLLDHARARHDTLTVDVNEQNPQAVGFYLHYGFIQVARSPLDGEGKPFPLLHMALPTP
- a CDS encoding TetR/AcrR family transcriptional regulator, which encodes MGNHKIGIRRVNVEKILLAAEKIFAEKGYGSTAMADIAEEVQLPRSNLHYYFTTKSELYSAVLFDLLEVWKQDALSFETFDDPRVVLSSYIRAKMQRSRTRPYGSKVWANEIIHGAPTLGEALDESLYDWAKMKEAKIRQWVEDKRILPVEPSSLLYMIWASTQHYADFDHQVKILNEHQPLSDMQFEKAIQTVTSVILRGIGLEP
- the preA gene encoding NAD-dependent dihydropyrimidine dehydrogenase subunit PreA, with translation MADLSIVFAGIKAPNPFWLASAPPTDKAYNVVRAFEAGWGGVVWKTLGEDPAAVNVSSRYSAHYGANREVLGINNIELITDRSLEINLREITQVKKDWPDRALIVSLMVPCVEESWKNILPLVEATGCDGIELNFGCPHGMPERGMGAAVGQVPEYVEQVTRWCKTYCSLPVIVKLTPNITDIRVAARAAYRGGADAVSLINTINSITSVDLERMVALPVVGTQSTHGGYCGSAVKPIALNMVAEIARDPQTQGLPICGIGGIGNWRDAAEFVALGCGAVQVCTAAMLHGFRIVEEMKDGLSRWMDSQGYNSLQDFSGHAVGNTTDWKYLDINYQVIAKIDQEACIGCGRCHIACEDTSHQAIASLKQPDGTHKYEVIDDECVGCNLCQITCPVADCIEMVPMDTGKPFLNWTQDPRNPYREAV
- a CDS encoding NAD(P)-dependent oxidoreductase, encoding MIQTLTHLPHPAEDGPTLASHFTDLAPPLNARQAQLEASRCLYCYDAPCVNACPSEIDIPSFIRNIHTENVQGAAQKILSANILGGSCARVCPTEILCQQACVRNNAEECAPVLIGLLQRYAVDNAHFSEHPFHRAAATGKRIAVVGAGPAGLACAHRSALHGHDVVIFEAREKAGGLNEYGIAKYKLVDDFAQKELDFLLQIGGIEIRHGQRLGDNLTLSELHQQFDSVFLGLGLAASKQLGLPFEDAPGLLAATDYIRELRQADDLTQLPLADRCIVLGAGNTAIDMAVQMARLGARDVNLVYRRGLADMGATHHEQDIAKANQVRLLTWAQPEAVLLDDQGHVRGMRFLRTRMENGRLHPTGETFELAADAIFKAIGQGFDNTALHDPLAQQLQRVGERIFVDEQLRTSIPGVYAGGDCVSLGQDLTVQAVQHGKLAAEAMHAQLMLNVEAA